A window of the Bdellovibrio sp. ZAP7 genome harbors these coding sequences:
- a CDS encoding DUF1588 domain-containing protein, whose product MKNFITLSLVLLLSAAASAQDKSLSDSSYLNKLSMSLRGYAPSLEEYANLQKAQSESGGSAAFLQETIRNYMKTPHYRERMVLRVDDLLFLKASGANLALNPQSQQMYGGFMDYKQFSSAQNLTRAITANNLSWDQILTGKDYKVPYFEGENYNELAFYDGPRGTKQDLSYTFLDINPPSTPPKFQDIHFAENDPRIAGIITTQRFYARYTTTALNKNRRRAAAVFRIFLCDPMAAAIPEVHDTSKLKDLIFPANGQVTESQVREILDDKHGTQEDCMKCHYKLDPLGATLRASPLVLHERPSAGSLVYRRANGEMVNKHVAGVGELAKAITEQPEYAACQVGYFWNWFIGSDIPRTAEINQSLIEKFNQLGRKTNDFVAYMVSRPEFRQRKLSTPQAVMASNVRTFLQRCDSCHMSQQPHLPAFAKWPIGGDAGSAKSWLRQISKELDLEHGGDNRSMPPEDGFRPSKGDLKLIKQWIELGAPDDQGKVMVTP is encoded by the coding sequence ATGAAAAATTTTATAACTCTATCATTAGTTTTGCTTCTGTCTGCGGCAGCATCTGCACAAGACAAGAGTCTTTCTGATTCCTCTTACTTGAATAAATTAAGTATGTCCTTGCGTGGATACGCACCTTCCCTGGAAGAATACGCAAACCTACAGAAGGCGCAGTCTGAATCCGGTGGCTCTGCCGCGTTCTTGCAAGAGACTATTCGCAATTATATGAAGACTCCGCACTACCGCGAAAGAATGGTCTTGAGAGTTGATGATCTTCTTTTCTTAAAAGCGTCCGGCGCAAATCTGGCTTTAAATCCCCAATCTCAACAGATGTACGGCGGATTCATGGATTACAAACAGTTTTCCTCAGCTCAAAATTTAACTCGCGCGATCACAGCGAATAACCTTTCCTGGGATCAGATTCTGACGGGGAAGGATTATAAAGTGCCATACTTCGAGGGGGAGAACTATAATGAGTTGGCCTTTTATGATGGCCCTCGCGGAACCAAGCAGGATCTAAGCTATACATTCTTGGATATCAATCCACCGAGCACTCCGCCTAAGTTTCAAGATATTCATTTTGCTGAAAACGATCCGCGCATTGCTGGAATCATCACAACTCAACGTTTTTATGCGCGCTATACAACGACGGCTCTAAATAAAAATCGTCGTCGTGCAGCGGCTGTTTTCAGGATTTTCCTGTGCGATCCTATGGCCGCGGCAATTCCTGAAGTTCATGATACTTCGAAATTAAAAGACCTTATTTTCCCGGCAAATGGTCAAGTGACCGAAAGCCAAGTGCGTGAAATTTTGGACGACAAGCACGGAACGCAAGAAGACTGTATGAAGTGTCACTATAAATTGGATCCCTTGGGTGCAACTTTAAGAGCAAGTCCTTTGGTATTGCATGAACGCCCGTCCGCGGGAAGTTTGGTTTATCGTCGCGCGAACGGCGAAATGGTGAACAAGCATGTCGCTGGCGTTGGTGAACTTGCAAAAGCGATCACTGAGCAGCCGGAATACGCTGCTTGCCAAGTTGGCTATTTCTGGAATTGGTTCATTGGTTCTGACATTCCAAGAACTGCGGAAATCAATCAGTCATTGATTGAGAAATTCAATCAATTGGGTCGCAAAACGAATGACTTCGTGGCCTACATGGTCAGCCGTCCAGAATTCCGTCAAAGAAAACTCTCGACTCCACAAGCAGTGATGGCTTCAAATGTTCGTACTTTTTTACAGCGCTGTGATTCTTGCCACATGAGTCAGCAGCCGCATCTGCCAGCTTTTGCAAAATGGCCCATCGGCGGAGATGCTGGAAGTGCAAAATCATGGCTTCGTCAAATTTCAAAAGAACTGGATCTTGAACACGGCGGAGACAACCGCAGTATGCCTCCAGAAGATGGCTTCCGTCCATCCAAGGGTGATCTAAAGCTGATTAAGCAATGGATTGAATTGGGTGCCCCTGATGACCAAGGAAAAGTGATGGTGACGCCATGA
- a CDS encoding DUF1501 domain-containing protein, whose translation MNRRHFLKNSASLFALSGLSQLMPAMSWALQSQDQYLLTFHLSGGADVSLGLEPWTAEQRPLETDYFIEYGINDLVRVGNVIYGPAMARIQNVLNDFSVIRGVFLSESDNGHPAAEAMMRTGNGSNKFPDLAIEFAAMHDEDDNFGVISSSPLSIADRIVNQYSISDLASMSGSNGLNSGTSRGGALDRAREELIRKSGQIAKFVQLRDKIVADTKAPSDIAAIAASFATGVSRSASYRSNTDLDTHSEHVKNHLTKQADLWDQFAMMVKVLKSVPTADGQTLFDKTTIIAFSEFARTPALNEAKGKDHNPLTNSVLVSGPGFKKNTAIGGSRIVNRRVSGSGMPYHVAVPVDFTTGRVATRRDEFSMGEMITPENVMATVADSLGLSRAMFGCARQNTKSIRGVLK comes from the coding sequence ATGAATCGTCGCCATTTTTTAAAAAACAGCGCCAGTCTTTTCGCTCTTAGTGGTCTATCACAATTGATGCCTGCAATGAGTTGGGCTTTGCAATCTCAGGATCAATACTTACTAACATTTCACCTCAGCGGTGGCGCTGATGTAAGCCTGGGCCTTGAGCCTTGGACCGCAGAACAGCGTCCCTTGGAAACCGACTATTTCATCGAGTACGGTATCAATGATCTGGTGCGTGTGGGGAATGTCATCTATGGTCCTGCGATGGCAAGAATTCAAAATGTCCTGAATGACTTTTCTGTGATTCGCGGGGTATTTTTGTCTGAATCTGACAACGGACACCCAGCGGCTGAAGCCATGATGAGAACTGGTAATGGTTCTAATAAATTTCCGGATTTGGCGATTGAGTTCGCAGCCATGCATGATGAAGATGATAACTTCGGTGTGATCTCGTCCTCTCCCCTGTCCATTGCTGATCGTATTGTGAATCAATACAGCATCAGTGACTTGGCATCAATGAGTGGATCAAATGGTTTAAATTCCGGCACGTCCCGAGGTGGAGCTTTAGACCGCGCTCGCGAAGAGCTGATCAGAAAATCGGGCCAAATTGCCAAGTTTGTGCAGCTTCGTGATAAAATCGTTGCCGATACGAAAGCACCTTCTGATATAGCGGCTATAGCGGCCTCTTTTGCGACGGGTGTTTCAAGATCTGCTAGCTATAGATCTAATACAGATCTTGATACTCACTCGGAACATGTGAAAAATCACCTCACAAAGCAGGCCGACCTTTGGGATCAATTTGCAATGATGGTGAAAGTTCTAAAATCCGTGCCCACAGCTGATGGACAAACTTTGTTTGATAAAACGACGATCATTGCCTTCTCTGAGTTCGCTCGTACGCCAGCATTGAATGAAGCAAAAGGTAAAGACCACAATCCACTGACGAACTCCGTGTTGGTGTCTGGACCTGGCTTTAAAAAGAACACTGCAATTGGTGGCAGCCGTATTGTGAACCGCCGTGTTTCTGGTTCAGGTATGCCTTACCACGTGGCCGTTCCGGTAGACTTCACTACGGGCCGTGTGGCGACTCGCAGAGATGAGTTTTCGATGGGCGAGATGATCACGCCAGAAAACGTGATGGCGACCGTGGCGGATAGTTTAGGCTTAAGCCGCGCGATGTTCGGTTGCGCCCGTCAGAATACGAAATCGATTCGTGGAGTTTTAAAATAG